The genome window ATCAACTCCCTGCGTGTCCGGCACGGGAGGGTCCTCCTCGAGGCAGCCCCGGACTACGCCGACGAGGTGGGGATCGCCCTCGAGGAGCAGCTTGACAACCTCGAGAACATCCTCTCCGCGGTGCACAACCTGCGGGAGCTCACCCCGCGTTCACGGGACTACATCCTCACCTTCGGCGAGCGGCTCAACAGCCTCGTCGTCTCGGCAGCGCTCCGGCAGCGGGGGATCCCCACGGCGGTCCTCGACGGGTGCGAGGCGGGCATCGTGACCACGCCCACGCACGGCGAGGCAGTGGCGATCCCCGCGTCCGAGCAGAAGATAAAGAGCCGCGTCCTCCCCCTCCTCGCGAGCACCGTCCCCGTCATCATGGGGTTCATGGGATGCACCGAGAAGGGGATCGTGACGACCCTCGGGAGGTCGGGGTCGGACTACACGGCCGCGCTCGTGGGCGCGGCGATCGACGCCGACGAGATCGTGATATGGACCGACGTGGACGGCATCATGACCTCTGACCCCCGCATCATCCCGGACGCGCGCGTGATTCCCGTGATCTCGTACCACGAGGTGATGGAGCTCTCCTACTTCGGGGCAAAGGTGATGCACCCGCGGTCCATCGAGCCCGCGATGAGGAAGAACATCCTCGTCCGGGTGAAGAACACGTTCAACCCCGACCACCCCGGGACCCTCATCGTGCGCGACCAGAAGAAGGACAACCGGGTCGTGAAGGCCCTCACCTACATCGAGAAGGTCGCGCTCGTGAACATCTGCGGCGCCCAGATGATCGGGAGGCCGGGCGTCGCGAAGGCGATCTTCTCTGCCCTCGCGGACAGGGACATCAACGTGATGATGATCTCGCAGGGGTCATCCGAAGCCAACATCTCGCTCGTCATCGACGAGACGCAGGAGGACGCGGCGAAGGAAGCACTCCTCCCCCTCGTCTCCGAGGGGCGGGTCCGGGAGGTGACCACGAACAGCGACGTCTGCGCCGTCGCGGTGGTGGGTGCCGGCATGGCGGGCGCGAGGGGCACCGGGGGGAGGATTTTCACCGCCCTCGGCAACGGCGGCGTCAACGTGATGATGATCTCGCAGGGCTCGTCCGAGCTGAACATCTCCTTCGTGGTGAAGAAGGAGGACGGCCGAAAGGCGGTCCGCATCCTCCACGACGAGTTCCGGCTCTCCGAGGAGGACAATGGGTAAGGAGGTGCCGAGGACCTACAGGGACGCGGGCGTCGACATCGACCTCGAGGCCCGGGCCGTCGCCGCCCTCGTCGCGAAACTCACGTTCCGGCGAGAGGGACGGTTCCGGAAGGTCTCCCCGCCGGGGCACTTCGCCGGCTACGTCGAGTGCGGCAGCCACGTCCTCGCGCTCACCGTCGACGGCGTCGGGACGAAGATGAAGGTCGCCGAGAGGCTCCGGGACTGGACGACGGTCGGCATCGACTGCATCGCGATGAATGCAAACGACCTCTACGTGATGAACATCGAACCCGTCGCATTCGTGGACTACATCGCGGCGGACGCGCTCTCCGAGGAGCAGATGGCGCAGATCGGGATCGGTCTCAACGAGGGGGCGAGGCAGGCGAACGTGGACATCGTGGGCGGGGAGACGGCCACCCTGAAAGGTCTCGTCACCGGCATCGACCTCGCGGGGACGTGCCTGGGTATCCAGAGGAGGGAGAGGGTGATCTCCGGCGAGAGGATCGTGCCGGGTGACGTCATCGTCGGCGTGCCATCGTCGGGGATCCACAGCAACGGGCTCTCCCTCGCCCGGCGGATAGTCGACGCGCGGGACGCGTGGGAGGAGCGGATCGCCCCGGGGAAGACGATCGGGCAAGAACTCCTCGTCCCGACCCGCATCTACGCCGAGGCGCTCGAGGTCGCGGCCCGGACCGAGGTCCACGGCATGTGCCACATCACGGGGGGAGGCCTCCTCAACCTCACGCGGCTCTCGCGCCACGGGTTCGAGGTGACCGACCCGCTCCCCCCGCACGGGATCTTCGCGTGGCTCCAGAGGGAGGGGGGCATCGGCACCGCCGAGATGTACCGGACGTTCAACATGGGCATGGGGTACGCGTACATCGTGCCGGACGAATCCGCCGACGAGGTTCTCTCCCTCGTCCCAGGGAGCAGGGTCGTGGGAGAGGTCTCGGCGGAGCCGGGGGTCAGGGTCAGGGGGATACCCGTCCGCTGAACAACACGCGGAAAAGTGGGCGGGCCGTTTTTCAGGGAGGACGCCGCGGGCTCCTTCCTCGCCTTCCCCCGCCTTTTTGCGGGTCCCGGGTCACCCCCCGTCCTCGGCGGGTTCAAGGACGAGGGGAGAGACGACCGCCCGGTCGTCGAGGATGGCGGAGTTGCCCGTCGGGTCGTCGATGATGATCGTGACGGGGAACCTCCCCTCCTTTGCGTCCGCGATCCTCTCGCGGAGTGCACGTGCCCGGGCCTCCTCCCCCTCGTCCTCGGCCCAGAGGATGATGCTCTCGACGACCCTCTCGACCCGGGCGAGGATACCCTCCACGTTCGAGACGAACCCCTCGCACGCGGGGCCGGGCGCGATCTCGACGCCGAGCTCGGGGATCGTGATGGTCCCGCTCATGCTCCGCACGACGCGCGCGGAGAGGTCGTCGACGGAGAGGACCGAGAATTCCCACCGGGAGGGCTCCGCGTTCTTCATGAGGGAGGTGTCGACGAAGCGGAAGCCGCAGGTGGGGCAGCGCGTGCTCACGATGAGGAGCCCGAAAAAGTAAGGGATATCTTCGACCTCGTATATGTATTCGATTTCCGCGCTGCAGACAGGGCAGGGACCGGGGACGACCCTGCGCACGGGCTCAGGCAGATCCACCGATCTTTTCCCTCGATATCTTGACGGAGTTTGGCGTGATCACGACGTAGCGCTGGTCGCCAAGGCCGATGATGTCGCCGTTGACGTCCTTTGCGACCTCCTTGAAGTCCTTGAGGACACGCTCGTACATGACCTTGTCCGCCTTCAGCTTCGCGATGTCCACGATCACGATGTTGCCGTTGTAGATCTCGTCCTTGATGCGGGGGCTGTCCTTGATGTCCCCCACCGACGCGATCTTGACGTAGAGTGCGGGTGCCCCCTCTTCCTCTGCCTCGAGGGCCTCGAGGTCGAGGTCCATGTACTCGTCCTCGGTCGAGGGAGTGCTCTTCCCAAGCAGGGTCTCCAGGAACTTCACCATGGGAAAAAGTGTCTGTTGTGCGTTACTTAATAGTATCTGTCATCGCGGCAGGTTTTCCTCCCCCGCGGCCGGGATTTCCCGTCCCGGGAGAGGAGTGCGGCCGGATGCGGCGGCGTCCCTAGAACTCGAGGTTCCAGATCTCGTCCCCGACGTGGTGGAGCGTCTTGACGACCTTGCCTGCCGTCTTCTCCCGGATCCCCGCCGCGTCGAGGAGTGCGATCCCAACGGCGAGGGGCTTTCCGTGCCGCTCCTCCACGACCTGCACCGGCCGCCCCTCCCGCACGTCGTCGGAGACCGCGGTCACCCCCGGCCTCATCACGTCCGCGCCCTTCGCGATGAAGGGGACTGCCCCCGCGTCCACGACGACCCTCCTCTCGGGGAACGGGTGGTCGAGGAGGCCGCGGAGGGTCGGGAAGACGATTCCCCCCGTCTCCATGAGGAGAGGGCGTTTCCTGATGAGGTACAGGGTGACGTCCCCGTCGGTCTCGACGATCTCGATCCCCTCGACCGGGAAGAGTTCCGCGGAGGCTCCTATCTCGGCCTGCAGCCTCTCCCGCAACTCCTCTGCCTGCGACCGCCGCAGGGTATGGCGCTTCCTCGGCGTGATCCTGGCCATCTCTCCCCTCTCCCCACATGTGGGGAAGTCCGAGCACAAAATACCCGCACCCGCGGGCGGGAGGGGGTGCACGGTCCCCTCCGCTGCAGCACATTTATGTATCGGGGTTGCGCACATATATTACTCCAAACCGAGAGTACACAGGGTACGATCATGACCAAACGGCCGTTGGATATTTTGGACCAGGTGCTGAACCGGCAGCCTGTCATCGTATCCCTCAAGGGCGGAAGGGAACTCCGCGGGGTCCTGCAGGGCTATGATGTGCACATGAACCTCGTCCTTGACAGGGCAGAGGAGATCGAGGGGGGCCAGTCGCGCAGCGTCGGGACCCTCATCGTGCGTGGGGACAACGTGATATACATCTCGCCCTCCAAAGAACAATAGATGGGTGAAAGGTGAGCCATGTCGAAGGGAACGCCATCGATGGGGAAGCGGCAGAAAAAGGTGCACATCGCGTGCCGCCGGTGCGGGAGGACATCCTACCACGTGCGCCACAAGGTCTGTTCTTCCTGTGGATTCGGGAGAAGCGCGAGGATACGCAGTTACAAGTGGACGATGAAACGGCCGAAGATCCCGACCCACTGACCGAGACACCATGTGCGGCATCGTTGGCATCAGGGATGCCACCGGGGTCTCCTTTTCTCTCTACTACGCGCTCTACGCGCTCCAGCACCGGGGCCAGGAGAGCGCGGGGATCTCCACGTTCGACGGCGTGCGCCTCCACAAGCACAAGGGACAGGGGCTCGTCGCCGAGGTCTTCGACTCCTCCATCCTCTCCTCCCTCGAGGGGAACGTGGGGATAGGGCACGTCCGCTACCCGACAACGGGTGCGAACAAGCCCGAGAACGCCCAGCCGTTCAACTTCACCCACCGTGACCGCATCATCTCGATCGCCCACAACGGGAACCTCGTCAACAGCCGCCAGCTCCGCGAGGAGTACGAGCGGCGCGGCCAGATCTTCTGCTCGACGACGGACACGGAGCTCATCGCCAAGGTCCTCACGGAAGAGCTGAGCGCGTCGGGGTCCGTCGAGGACGCCGTCCACAGGTGCATGAGGGTCCTGCGCGGGTCGTACTCGGTCGTGATGATGGTCGACGGGGTGCTGTACGGGTTCCGTGATCCCCTCGGGATAAAGCCCCTTTGCATCGGGAGGACGGAACAGGGGCTGATGATCGCGTCCGAGAGCGTGGCCGTGGACGCGCTCGGGGGGACGTTCCTGCGGGACGTCGCGCCGGGGGAGCTCGTCTGCATCGACGGCGAGGGGATGCGGAGCATGCAGATCGCGAGGGCATCCCGCAGGGCGCACTGTATATTCGAGTACATCTACTTCGCGAGGGCGGACGCCGTCCTCGACGGGGCGCTCGTGTACGACGTGAGGCTGCGGATCGGCGGGAAACTCCACGAGGAGGCGCCCGTCCCGGCGGACTCCGTCTGCCCCGTCCCCGACTCGGGGACCGCGTACGCGATAGGATACGCCGCGAGGTCCGGCATCCCGTTCATGGAGAGCCTCCTCAAGAACAGGTACATGGGCAGGACCTTCATCATGTCCACGCAGCACGAGAGGGAGAGGGCGGTCCGGATGAAGCTCAACCCCATCCGGAGGCACCTCGACGGCGCGTCCGTCGTGCTCGTGGACGACAGCATCGTCCGCGGGACGACCTCCCGCCGCATCATTGGGATCATGCGGGACGCGGGGGCCCGCGAGGTCCACGTGCGGATAGGGTCCCCGCGGATCGTCGCCCCGTGTTACCTCGGCGTGGACATGCCCACGCGGGAGGAGCTCGTCGCGCACGGGAGGGACGAGGAGGAAGTGCGCAGGCACATCACCGCGACCTCCCTCCACCACGTCTCGATCGGTGCCCTCGTCGAGGCGATCGGGATAGGGAGGGAGAACCTCTGCACGGGCTGCCTCACGGGCTGCTACCCTGTCGAGATCCCGGGGGAGGTCTCGAGGCCCCCGCCCGTCGATTTCCTCGACGGGACGTACCAGACCCGGCTCGAGCGGTTCGGGACGTGAGCGGGGGAAAACCGGAAAAACGCGGAATCCATGCGAAAAGGGCGGGTGTTCCCATAGCGAGGGATGGATTTGAACCATCGATCTACGGGTTATGAGCCCGTCGGGATATCCTGACTACCCCACCTCGCTTCTCCTCGATCTTGTGGGAATCTAATTTCGCAATCTGCAGAGATATAGTTTACCCCCACGGCATTCCCGGGCGGGGCGGTTTCTCGGCCGGGAACGGGGAATCGATTATCTGGCCGGTGCGCGAAAGGATGGTACATGGACGACGAGGAACTGCAGCGCATCAGGGAGAAGAAACTGCGGGAACTGGCAGAACGCCTCAGCGGGAGGGCGGAGAAGAAGGAGCCCGCCCGGGTCATCACCGTCGGGGAATCGAATTTCAGGGAGGTCCTCTCCGCGCACCGCAACCTCGCGGTCGACTTCTGGGCCGAGTGGTGCGGGCCGTGCCGGATGGTCGCCCCCGTCATCGAGGAACTCGCCGTCGAACTCGCGGGCTCGGTCACGTTCGCGAAGTGCAACACGGACCACAATCCCCGGCTCGCCGCACGCTTCGCGATCTCGGCCATCCCGACCATCCTCCTCTTCCGTGGGGGATCGCTCGTCGACAGGGTCGTCGGGGCGTACCCTAAGGACGCGCTGCGGGCACGCCTCGCGAGGGCTTTCAGCCTTTCCACGTGATACTGCGTCCCCGGTGCCCCCCCTCCCCCACGGGCACCCCCCTCCCGCCGCACGACCATATCCCTATTAATCCCCCGCCCCCACCTCTCACTGCATGGCAAGACCCCGCATCATCGTCGCCCTCTCGGGCGCGAGCGGAATCGTGTACGGGATCCGCCTCCTCGAGGCGGCCCGCGAGGCAGGGATCGAGACGGACCTCGTCATGTCCGAGAACGCGGCCGGGATGGTCAGGATCGAGACCTCGCTCGACCCTTCCCAGGTCACCGCGCTCGCGACGAGGGTCCACGACAACCACGATTTCACTTCTCCCCTCGCGTCCGGGAGCACGAGGCACATGGGGATGGTCGTCGTCCCCTGCAGCATGAAGACCCTTTCCGGGATCGCCTGCGGGTTCTCCGGCAACCTCCTCCTCCGGGCCGCGGACTGCACGCTGAAGGAACGCCGGCCCCTCGTCCTCGTCCCCCGCGAGACGCCGCTCTCCCCCATCCACCTCCGGAACATGCTCGCCCTCGCGGAGGCGGGGGCGGTCATCCTGCCCGCCTGCCCGGGGTTCTACCACCGGCCCAAGGACATCAAGGGACTCGTCGACCACGTCGTCGGGAAGGTCTTCGACATCCTCGGGATCGACCACCACCTCTACAGGAGGTGGAGGGAGGGCGAGGACCTCCCCCCCGGGAAACCCACGGGGTGACGCGCGCCGTGGCGGGAGGTGGACGCGAGGGAGGGGGCGTGCCCGGCCTGCCCGGGGATTTCTTCTCCCGGCCCGCCTTCCTCTCCCTCACCATCGGGATCCCGTTCTGCACGTTCAAGTTCCTCTTCGGGGCGACGGCGCTCCGGCTGGGGTCGGAGGGAGGGATGTTCCCCCTCGCTGCCGCGGGGACCGCGGTCGTCGCGTGGGCAGTCGCCGACCTCCTCATGAACGCGGGCAAGGCCGTGCTCGACGCCCTCGGGAGAGAGGCCCCGTTCGAGTACTGCACGCTCGCGCAGGCAGGGGCAATCCTCGGTCTCCCTGCCGTCTTCCTCGCGGCAGACACCCTGTTCACGTTCCTCATCATCTGCGCGATGCTCTGGTCCGGGTGGATCGCCCTCCTCCCGCCCGCCGGGACCACCGCGTGGTACGCGGCGACCACCTTAAACCTCGTCTCCCTCTCCCTCGTGAACCTCTACGCGGAGGCGAGGAGGGCAAGGCAGGAGACCGCGCCGCCCGGGTGAGGGAACCGCCCTTGCCCGCCGGGGCGGAGCCCACGGGTTAATGTGGTACTCGGGAGAGACGAGATTGTGCGCACAGGAGTGCAGGTCCCGGAAAGCCCGCTCCCCGTCGACCACCCGGTCGCGAAGGTCATCCTCCCGTTCCTCCTCGGCGGGCTGTATTTCGGTTTCTGCGTCCTCCTCCTCCCCCGGGAGACCGCGCTCCTCCTCGGCGCCCTCATGCTCGCGTACGTCGTCCCGCCGGCGGGCAAGGAGTCTGTCATCCCCCTCGGGATCGCGCTCGGCCTCCCGTGGTGGCTGATAGGGACCTCGATCGCCCTGATGGACGTCCTCGCCGGTCTCTTCATGGCCCTGAACTTCGAGGTGGCGTTCCGCGTCCCCCTCCTCGGCGCCTGGATCGAGAGGTTCCTGGGCCGGGGGAACGATTACCTCGCCCGCCGCCCGTGGCTCGCGCGGTTCTGCTTTGCGGGCGTCGTCCTCTTCGTGATGTTCCCCCTCCAGGGCTCCGGCGGGATCGGGGCGACGCTGCTCGGGAGGCTGCTCGGGATGGGGAGGTGGGATATCTTCTTCGCGATCGTCCTCGGCGCGTTCCTCGGCTGTTTCCTGATCGCGCTCGGGTCGGCGTTCGTGTGGGAGATCATCGTCGCGAACCCCGCGACCGGCGTCACCGTCGCAGCCGCGATCATCGCGACTTTCGTGGCCGCGTACCTGGCCTACAGGTGGAGAATCGCGCGGGGGACGGGGCAGGACCGGAAGTGAGGGTCCCCGCCACGGCCGGTTCCCCACGGGAAAGTCCCCGGGGAAAAAGGGGTATCGGGTCAGGCAGGGGTCCTTGCCGTCCCGCACCGCCCGTGGAGGGCCTGGAGGGCGAGGATCACCGCGGCCGAGACCGGGAGTGCGACCACGAGGGGGTCCATCGCGCTCCACGGGAAGGAAAGGACGCTCGCCTTGCCTAACAGGGCGGGGGCAAGGCCGAAGACCGCGGAGTACCGGGAATTCACGAAGAGCGCCCACGCAAACCAGATGAGCGCGCCGGAGACGAGGCTCGCCTTCGCGGCGAGGGGGCTGGGGTCCCTGCAGGAGACTGCCACCGCGAAGACGGGAAGGAACGCGGACGCGCACAGCCCCATGAACATCGCGGTCGCAATCGCGATGATGCTCCCCGGCATCAGGAACGCGACGACCACGCTCGCCACGATCATGACGAGGACACCCGCCTGGTTTGCCTTGAGCGAGAGCGCGCACTCCCGTCCCCGCCCCCAGAGGTCGCAGACGAGCGCGGTCCCCATGGTGTGGAAGAGGGAGGAGAGCGTCGACATTGCCGCGGCGAGGAGGGTGACCATGAAGATCACGGTGAACCACTCGGGCGTCGCGAGGTTGATGAAGAGCGGGATCACCGCGTCCACGTTCCCGCCCGCGGCCGCGATCGCGATCTTGCCCTGCGTCTCGTGGAAGTAGACGTTCGTGAGCGCGCCGACCGTGAAGGCGACGCCCGTCATCATCAGGATGAACGGCCCCCCGACGAGGACTGCCCTGTGGAGGGAACGGTTGTCCTTTGCAGTCATGAAGCGGACCACGAGCTGGGGCTGGGCGAGGACGCCGATCCCCACGCCGAGGACGAGCGTCGTCACGAGCGTGTACCATATCGGCGACCCGAACTCGGGCATCACTGTCCAGCCACGCATCCCCTGTTCTGCGAGCTTCTGGGGGACCATGTCTGCCATCGCGGTGAGGGCGGTGTGCGCCGCCGTGACGCCGCCGAGGATGGTGTACGTGATGACGAGGAGGAACGTCATCCCGACGAGCATGATCGCCCCCTGCACCGCGTCCGTGTACATAACGGCGATGAGGCCGCCGAAGATCACGTAGATCGCCACGATCGCGGCGAACCCGACGAGGGCCGCGGCGTAGGAGATGCCGAGCGTCTCCTTGATGAACTGCGCGCCCCCTATCAGCACGGCCGCGGAGTAGAGGGGCATCCCCACGACGATGACGAGGCCTGAGACGACCTGCATGAACGTGGAAGAGTAGATCTTCCCCATCAGGTCGGGGAACGTGACGGCCCGCAGGCGCTGCCCCACCTCGCGCGTCCTCTTGCCGAAGACGACGAAGGCGACGAGGATGCCGACCCCGATGTTGAAGACCGTGAGCCAGATAAGGCCCATCCCGAGGTTCGCGGCCTGCCCCCCGAAGCCGACGATCGCGGAGGTGGAGATGAACGTTGCCCCGTAGGAGAGCGCGATGACGGCCGGGTGGGCTTTCCGCCCGGCGACGAGGTAGTCCTCGGCCTCCCGCGTCTTCTTGTACCCCACGTACCCGAGGCAGAGGATGACGACGAGGTAGGCGAGGGTGACGGCGGCGACGAGGACGATGTTGACCGCCACCCCTCACTCACCCCCGTTGTTCCAGTTGAGGTAGCCGTACACGACGCAGGAGAACGCGAGCGCTATGCAGAGCAGATACGCAATCCAGATCTGTGGGTCAGGAATTCCGAGCATGGGAGAAACCTCCGGGAAAATTCCAAGGGATGGTGCCGCTACACGGGGACCGAGGAGAAATCCGGTCCCCTACCTAAAGAGGAAGAAGAACACGCCGGCGCCGCAAGGCACGGAACGGGGAACTGGCGTCCGGGTCATCCCTTGGATCATTGTGAGGGGAGATCCCCTATTTATGGTTTTTTCTTTCGCGCAGCGCAAGGGCTAACCCCCCTCCGGGAGACTACTGGGATCGACGGATGGCCCGCGGGATATTCTTCGGCCTCCACGAGGCCCTGCGAGACGTGCTCTCCCACCGGCTCGGGTGGTCGGAGCTCCGCGAGGTGCAGGAGAGGACGGTCCGGGCGGCCGCGACCGGGAAGGACGTCCTCGTCATCGCCCCCACGGCGGGGGGGAAGACGGAAGCCGCCCTCATCCCCGTCGTCGATGCCATCCTCAAGGAGGGGAGGCAGGGCGTCGCGTGCGTGTACATCTCGCCCCTCAAGGCCCTGATCAACGACCAGCAGGAACGGTTCCTCTCGTTCTGCGTCCCGGCGGGCCTCGAGCTCCGGGTCTGGCACGGGGACGTCGCGAGGGGGGACAGGTCGTGGGAGGACGGGGAACCCCCCCACGTCCTCATGATCACGCCCGAGTCGCTCGAGGTCCTCATGGGGGAGGGAGGGGCCGCGCGGGACCTCTCGCGCACGCGGTTCGTCGTCGTGGACGAGCTCCACTCGTTCGTCGAGTCCGAGAGGGGCGCGCACCTCCGCGTCCTCCTCGACCGCCTCGACGCGCTCGCGGGATCCCCCGTCCAGAAGATCGGGCTCTCCGCGACGGTGGGGAACCCTTCCGCCGTGCTCGCGTGGCTCTCGGGGCCGGGCAGGGAGGGGGAACTCGTGGAGGTGGTCCAGCCCCCGCGGGGGAAGAAGTTCTCGTTCCACGTGCACGAAGGCCCGCGGGAGAGGGTGGAGGCGATCGCGGGCCTCGTCGCGGGGAGGAAGGCCCTCGTCTTTGTGAACAGCCGCGCGGAGGCCGAGGAGCTCGGGAAGGCACTCCGCGGGCGCGTGGAACACCTCTTCGTCCACCACTCGTCGCTCTCCCCCGGGATGCGGCGCGCAGCCGAGGAGTCCCTCGCCGGGGAGGGGAGCGCGTGCATCATCTGCACGAGCACCCTCGAGCTGGGCATCGACATCGGCGACCTCGACATCGTCGTCCAGTCGGGGGCGCCCCCCTCCGTCGCGTCGTTCCTCCAGAGGATGGGGAGGAGCGGGAGGCGCGGGGGGACGCCGTACGTGGCATTCGTCCTCTCCAGTCCGCGCGACCTCCTCGTCTGCGCCGCGGTCATCGAGAGCGCGGGGAGGAAAGAGATAGAACCCCTCGTCCCGGTGAAGAGGCCGTACAACGTGCTCGCCCAGCAGGTCCTGCTCGCGGTCCAGAGGTACAGGCGGACGACGCTCGCCCGCCTCGAGAGGGAGATCGGGACGCTCAACGCGTTCCGCGGGCTCCCGCGGGGGTCACTGCGGGAGCTCGTCTCCTCCCTCGAGGGAGGGGGATTCCTCGTCAGGGACGGCGAGTTCCTCATGGCAGGCCCCCGCCTCGAGAGGACGTTCGGGCGGTCGCAGGGGAGGGAGCTCTACTCGGTCATCGCGGGGGGGAGCGAGGTCCGCGCGGTGACGCCCGACGGGGAACAGGTCGGGAGGCTCGATTCACGGTTCGTCCGGGCCCGGGGGCGCGAGGGGTTCTCGCTCGGGGGAATGGAGTGGAGGCTCGCGGGGAACGACGAGGAGCACGGGCTCGTCGTCGTCGTCCCGGGCGGCGGGGCGGGAGGGAGTACCTTCTGGCGGGGCGGCGGGGAAGCAGGACTCTCGGGGACGGTGTGCCGCGCGGTGCAGCAGATCATCGCCCGGCAAAAGTCGGTCCTCCCCCTCGGGCCGCGGGAGGGGGAGGCGGTCGCATCCTGCATCGCGGCGTTCCCCCCGCTCCACCCCCGGGGGATCCACGTCTTTGAGTCCGTCCCCGCGCTGGGGAGGAGGAAGGTGGACGTGACCGCCCTCACGTTCCTCTCCCGGCGGAGGAACGCCCTCCTCGCGGTCCTCGCGAAGTCCGTGCTCGGGGAGAGAACGCATGTCCGCTACGACGACGTCTCCCTCGCGTTCCCCCGTCTCGGACCCCCCGGGTCCGCGGAGAGGGTGCTTTCCGCGTTCCGGGAGGTGCAGGAGATGACACCCCGCGAGATGGGGGAGACCGTCCCCGTCCCCCGCCCGTCGGCGTGGAAGTTCGGGACTGCCCTCCCCCCCGCGTTCCTCCGCGAGATGGCGGCGTACGACCTGTGGCAGGTGGAGGAGTTCGCGCGGGAGTTCCGGGACCTCCCCCTGTACCTCGTCCCCCCGCCCGGCGCCGGGCAGGAACCGTGAGCACTCCCGCCGGGGGGCCCGGCGCCCCTCACGCCGCGAGTTTCTTGATGAGCCGGGCGACGTTCTCCGCGAAGACCCGCACGGTGGCGATACCCTCGGCGTCCTTCCAGCACTCGCCCGGGTCCCTGCCAAAGACGATGTTCCAGTACGTGGACCCCGGGACGATCATGTTGTTGATGAGGAAGAACATGAGCATCTCCTGTATCGTCGCGGTGTGGCCGCCCCTCCGCGCGACCGCGATCGGTCCCCCGACCTTCCACGAGAGGAACCGGTCCGTCGAGCGGGAGACCATGCCGATCCTCTGGAGCGCCGCCATCACGTCCCCCCGGGCGGTCCCGAAGTAGACGGGCGAGGCGACGATGAACCCCTCGGCACCCCTGACCTTCTCGATGATCTCCGTGAGCCC of Methanolinea sp. contains these proteins:
- a CDS encoding sodium:solute symporter family protein, which codes for MAVNIVLVAAVTLAYLVVILCLGYVGYKKTREAEDYLVAGRKAHPAVIALSYGATFISTSAIVGFGGQAANLGMGLIWLTVFNIGVGILVAFVVFGKRTREVGQRLRAVTFPDLMGKIYSSTFMQVVSGLVIVVGMPLYSAAVLIGGAQFIKETLGISYAAALVGFAAIVAIYVIFGGLIAVMYTDAVQGAIMLVGMTFLLVITYTILGGVTAAHTALTAMADMVPQKLAEQGMRGWTVMPEFGSPIWYTLVTTLVLGVGIGVLAQPQLVVRFMTAKDNRSLHRAVLVGGPFILMMTGVAFTVGALTNVYFHETQGKIAIAAAGGNVDAVIPLFINLATPEWFTVIFMVTLLAAAMSTLSSLFHTMGTALVCDLWGRGRECALSLKANQAGVLVMIVASVVVAFLMPGSIIAIATAMFMGLCASAFLPVFAVAVSCRDPSPLAAKASLVSGALIWFAWALFVNSRYSAVFGLAPALLGKASVLSFPWSAMDPLVVALPVSAAVILALQALHGRCGTARTPA
- a CDS encoding DEAD/DEAH box helicase; this encodes MARGIFFGLHEALRDVLSHRLGWSELREVQERTVRAAATGKDVLVIAPTAGGKTEAALIPVVDAILKEGRQGVACVYISPLKALINDQQERFLSFCVPAGLELRVWHGDVARGDRSWEDGEPPHVLMITPESLEVLMGEGGAARDLSRTRFVVVDELHSFVESERGAHLRVLLDRLDALAGSPVQKIGLSATVGNPSAVLAWLSGPGREGELVEVVQPPRGKKFSFHVHEGPRERVEAIAGLVAGRKALVFVNSRAEAEELGKALRGRVEHLFVHHSSLSPGMRRAAEESLAGEGSACIICTSTLELGIDIGDLDIVVQSGAPPSVASFLQRMGRSGRRGGTPYVAFVLSSPRDLLVCAAVIESAGRKEIEPLVPVKRPYNVLAQQVLLAVQRYRRTTLARLEREIGTLNAFRGLPRGSLRELVSSLEGGGFLVRDGEFLMAGPRLERTFGRSQGRELYSVIAGGSEVRAVTPDGEQVGRLDSRFVRARGREGFSLGGMEWRLAGNDEEHGLVVVVPGGGAGGSTFWRGGGEAGLSGTVCRAVQQIIARQKSVLPLGPREGEAVASCIAAFPPLHPRGIHVFESVPALGRRKVDVTALTFLSRRRNALLAVLAKSVLGERTHVRYDDVSLAFPRLGPPGSAERVLSAFREVQEMTPREMGETVPVPRPSAWKFGTALPPAFLREMAAYDLWQVEEFAREFRDLPLYLVPPPGAGQEP
- a CDS encoding flavodoxin family protein, which translates into the protein MKVVLLCGSPRPQGNTAQVVEECARVIRENGLEAEIVSLAGRKVESCTACYRCAAEGTCVLEDGLTEIIEKVRGAEGFIVASPVYFGTARGDVMAALQRIGMVSRSTDRFLSWKVGGPIAVARRGGHTATIQEMLMFFLINNMIVPGSTYWNIVFGRDPGECWKDAEGIATVRVFAENVARLIKKLAA